The proteins below are encoded in one region of Candidatus Brocadiaceae bacterium:
- a CDS encoding DUF4391 domain-containing protein: MFAYPKKAEFNRIVTKDIIYKKAKPSNAIKKRFVSEIREIVWQYKLSKDTINLLPRDGVTEIQVFQITLKAPEPSRDVLRVIDKAIPYPIFYQLLYEDRHNHVTAYKQISGNDADSCVVEEYFETGWADATSPNLSLPVALDLKSLYEQMMVFYIGLLLRANESLKELMERAQKIRRKQRELQVLEAKMKKEKQFKKKVDINAQIRNINGELANLL, encoded by the coding sequence ATGTTCGCGTATCCGAAAAAGGCTGAATTCAATCGTATAGTGACCAAGGACATTATCTATAAGAAGGCGAAACCTTCGAATGCCATAAAGAAACGGTTCGTTTCGGAGATCCGCGAGATCGTATGGCAATACAAGTTGTCAAAGGATACCATAAACTTACTACCCAGAGATGGAGTAACCGAGATTCAGGTATTTCAGATAACACTCAAGGCGCCTGAACCGAGCAGGGATGTCCTGAGGGTAATAGACAAGGCCATTCCCTACCCTATCTTTTACCAACTCCTCTATGAAGATCGTCACAATCACGTAACAGCGTATAAACAGATAAGCGGCAACGATGCTGATAGTTGCGTAGTAGAAGAATATTTTGAAACCGGTTGGGCTGATGCAACCTCCCCAAACCTATCCCTTCCCGTGGCGCTTGATCTGAAATCCCTGTATGAACAGATGATGGTTTTCTATATTGGCCTGCTGCTTCGTGCCAATGAGTCACTGAAAGAACTGATGGAGCGTGCTCAGAAGATACGCAGGAAACAGCGTGAGCTTCAGGTTCTTGAGGCAAAAATGAAGAAAGAGAAGCAGTTTAAGAAAAAAGTGGACATCAACGCCCAGATACGTAACATCAATGGTGAGCTTGCGAATTTATTGTAA
- the tnpA gene encoding IS200/IS605 family transposase translates to MPNTYSQIYIQIVFAVKGRLNLIQSRYREELHKYITGIVHKREQKMLSIFCMPDHTHVLVGLKPSVAISDLARDIKAGSSNFINDSRWVPGKFNWQEGFGAFSYSRSHIDTVIKYILNQEAHHRKKTFKEEYIEFLKKYEIRYDEKYLFEWIE, encoded by the coding sequence ATGCCTAATACCTATTCGCAAATTTACATTCAAATTGTTTTTGCCGTAAAAGGCAGACTGAATTTAATTCAAAGCCGTTATCGGGAAGAATTGCATAAATACATCACGGGCATCGTGCATAAACGTGAACAAAAAATGCTATCCATTTTTTGCATGCCTGATCATACCCATGTGTTGGTTGGCTTAAAACCGTCCGTTGCCATTTCTGATTTGGCAAGAGACATAAAAGCTGGTTCTTCAAATTTCATCAATGATAGCAGATGGGTGCCAGGCAAATTCAATTGGCAGGAGGGGTTTGGGGCATTCTCTTATTCCAGAAGCCATATAGACACCGTTATCAAATACATTCTGAACCAGGAGGCACATCACAGAAAGAAAACTTTTAAAGAAGAATATATTGAGTTTTTGAAGAAATATGAAATCAGATATGATGAAAAATATTTGTTTGAGTGGATAGAATAA